The Breoghania sp. L-A4 sequence TACATCGATCCCAGATATCATGAAGCGGCCAGCGGCGCGCCATGCGTCAATCTCGACGCCTGGGGCATGGGCGAGGGCACGCTGTTCGATCTCGCCGGGCGGCAGGCGCGGGGCCGCGATCTGCTGATCATCGAGGGCGTCATGGGGCTGTTCGACGGCGCGGCCGACGGCTCGGGCACCACCGCCGATCTGGCGATGACGCTCGATGCGCCGGTGGTGCTGGTGGTGGATGCGGCGAAACAGGCGCAGTCCGTCGGCGCGCTGGTGCGGGGTTTCCGTGATCATCGCCCCGGACTGACGCTCGCCGGCGTGCTGCTCAACCGCATCGGCAGCACCCGGCACGAGGCGATGCTGCGCGGCGCGCTGGAGGATATCGGCGTCGAGGTTCTGGGCGCCGTGCCGCGCTCCCAGGCGCTGTCGCTGCCCGAACGCCACCTGGGGTTGGTGCAGGCGGGCGAGCATGCGGATCTCGAGGGATTTCTCGAAGCGGCGGCGGACGCGGTGGACGCAGCGCTCGATCTCGACCGGCTGGCGGAGGTGGCGCGGCCGCTCGCAAAGCCCGCGCCGAGCACGCTGCCGCGGTCGGAACGCGGCCACGGGCTGGCGCCGCTGGGCCAGCGCATCGCCATCGCCCGCGACGACGCCTTCGCCTTTGCCTATCCGCATCTGCTCGACGGCTGGCGCCGCGCCGGCGCGGAGCTCACGTTCTTCTCGCCGCTTGCCGACGAGCCGCCCGCCGAGGACGCCGACGCGATCTATCTGCCCGGCGGCTATCCGGAACTGCACGCCGGCCGCATCGCCGCGGCGCGGACGTTCCTCAGCCGGCTGTGCATGGCGGCGCGCGCCCGCACCCGCGTCTATGGCGAGTGCGGCGGCTACATGGTGCTGGGCGAGGGGCTGGTGGATGCGGAGGGCGCGCGCCACGCCATGGCGGGGCTGCTGCCGCTGGAGACGAGTTTCGCCAGCCGCAAGCTGCATCTGGGCTACCGTCGGCTGACGCCGCTGGGCTCGGTCGCGCCCTGGGCGCATCCGCTCAGCGCCCATGAATTCCACTACGCCTCGATCCTGCGCGAGGGTACGGACGGGCGCGAGACGGAGCGGCTGTTCGCCGCCACCGACGCGCAAGGCCAGTATCTGGGCACCATCGGACTGCGCGCCGGCACCGTGATGGGCTCCTTCGCCCACGTCATCGCGCAGGCGGGATAAATCACCTGTTCGCTTGAAGCCGCAAACCGACTTGCC is a genomic window containing:
- a CDS encoding cobyrinate a,c-diamide synthase, whose amino-acid sequence is MSAQTGNARALVMAAPASGSGKTVLTLALLRAYARAGRKVASAKAGPDYIDPRYHEAASGAPCVNLDAWGMGEGTLFDLAGRQARGRDLLIIEGVMGLFDGAADGSGTTADLAMTLDAPVVLVVDAAKQAQSVGALVRGFRDHRPGLTLAGVLLNRIGSTRHEAMLRGALEDIGVEVLGAVPRSQALSLPERHLGLVQAGEHADLEGFLEAAADAVDAALDLDRLAEVARPLAKPAPSTLPRSERGHGLAPLGQRIAIARDDAFAFAYPHLLDGWRRAGAELTFFSPLADEPPAEDADAIYLPGGYPELHAGRIAAARTFLSRLCMAARARTRVYGECGGYMVLGEGLVDAEGARHAMAGLLPLETSFASRKLHLGYRRLTPLGSVAPWAHPLSAHEFHYASILREGTDGRETERLFAATDAQGQYLGTIGLRAGTVMGSFAHVIAQAG